A genomic window from Bradyrhizobium lupini includes:
- a CDS encoding vitamin B12-dependent ribonucleotide reductase, translating to MRIERRHTTSGQSPYAGIDFRLTTSEIRNPDGSVVFKLDNVEVPTAWSQVASDVLAQKYFRKAGVAARLKKVEEESVPSFLWRSVPDTEALALLPEKERYVSELSAKQVFDRLAGCWTYWGWKGKYFSSDEDAQTFYDELRYMLTMQMVAPNSPQWFNTGLHWAYGIDGPGQGHYYVDPFTGKLTRSKSSYEHPQPHACFIQGVGDDLVNEGGIMDLWVREARLFKYGSGTGSNFSRLRGEGERLSGGGRSSGLMSFLKIGDRAAGAIKSGGTTRRAAKMVVVDVDHPDIETYIDWKVKEEQKVAALVTGSKINQKHLKAVLKACVNCEGSGDDCFDPEKNPALRREIKLARRSLVPDNYIKRVIQFAKQGYKDIQFDVYDTDWDLEAYLTVSGQNSNNSVSLKDDFLRAVETDGDWNLVGRTTKKITKTLKARDLWEKIGYAAWASADPGLHFNTTMNDWHTCKASGDIRASNPCSEYMFLDDTACNLASANLLTFYDIPSKRFDVEGYEHLCRLWTIVLEISVMMAQFPSKSIAELSYEFRTLGLGYANIGGLLMTMGLSYDSKEGRAIAGALTAIMTGITYKTSAEMAAELGTFPGYKKNAAHMLRVIRNHRRAAHGQSNGYEGLSVNPVPMDLVSCPQTDLVTHAQAAWDAALELGEKHGYRNAQTTVIAPTGTIGLVMDCDTTGIEPDFALVKFKKLAGGGYFKIINRAVPAALRALGYRESEIAEIEAYAVGHGSLSNAPGINASTLKAKGFTDEAIAKVEKALPTAFDIKFAFNKWTFGEDFIRDQLGIGAEAIAAPGFDLLQAVGFTKREIEAANVHICGAMTVEGAPHLKAEHYPVFDCANPCGKVGKRYLSVESHIRMMSAAQPFISGAISKTINMPNDATVEDCKSAYMLSWKLALKANALYRDGSKLSQPLNSQLIADDEDEDDAVESLYDKPMAARTAQVSEKIVEKLVERIIVMREREKMPDRRKGYTQKAVVGGHKVYLRTGEYDDGRIGEIFIDMHKEGAALRSFINNFAIAVSLGLQYGVPLDEYVDAFTFTRFEPAGPVQGNDSIKYATSILDYVFRELAVSYLSRFDLAHVDPSETGFDVLGKGVEEGKEPDDHGQRASKLVSRGLTRSRTDNLVVMRGGSTAVAQGNDSAPAGGSKVTSLASHGAGRAGDVLEGAVALKQEVTHDLSPTEKLEALQWSKAGSAQVAVPSKAERRAEAKAKGYEGEMCSECGNFTLVRNGTCMKCDTCGSTTGCS from the coding sequence ATGCGGATTGAGCGGCGCCACACCACTTCGGGACAGTCACCTTACGCCGGCATCGATTTCCGGCTGACCACGTCGGAGATCAGGAATCCCGACGGCTCGGTCGTGTTCAAGCTCGACAATGTCGAGGTGCCGACCGCGTGGTCGCAGGTCGCCTCCGACGTCCTCGCCCAGAAGTACTTCCGCAAGGCCGGCGTTGCCGCGCGCCTGAAGAAGGTCGAGGAAGAGTCCGTCCCCTCCTTCCTGTGGCGCTCCGTTCCCGACACCGAGGCGCTCGCCCTCCTGCCCGAGAAAGAGCGCTATGTCAGCGAGCTCTCGGCCAAGCAGGTGTTCGACCGTCTCGCCGGCTGCTGGACCTATTGGGGCTGGAAGGGCAAGTACTTCTCCTCCGACGAGGACGCCCAGACCTTCTACGACGAGCTCCGCTACATGCTGACCATGCAGATGGTCGCGCCGAACTCGCCGCAATGGTTCAACACCGGTCTGCACTGGGCCTACGGCATCGACGGTCCCGGCCAGGGCCATTATTACGTCGACCCCTTCACCGGCAAGCTGACCCGGTCGAAATCCTCCTACGAGCATCCGCAGCCGCATGCCTGCTTCATCCAGGGCGTCGGTGACGACCTCGTCAACGAGGGCGGCATCATGGACCTCTGGGTCCGCGAAGCGCGCCTGTTCAAATACGGCTCCGGCACCGGCTCCAACTTCTCGCGCCTGCGCGGCGAAGGCGAACGCCTCTCCGGCGGCGGCCGCTCGTCCGGCCTGATGAGCTTCCTCAAGATCGGCGACCGCGCCGCGGGCGCGATCAAGTCGGGCGGCACCACGCGCCGCGCCGCCAAGATGGTCGTCGTCGACGTCGATCACCCCGACATCGAGACCTATATCGACTGGAAGGTGAAGGAGGAGCAGAAGGTCGCCGCTCTCGTCACCGGATCCAAGATCAACCAGAAGCACCTCAAGGCGGTGCTGAAGGCCTGCGTCAATTGCGAAGGCTCGGGCGACGATTGCTTCGATCCCGAGAAGAACCCGGCGCTGCGCCGCGAGATCAAGCTGGCGCGCCGCAGCCTCGTACCCGACAACTACATCAAGCGGGTCATCCAATTTGCAAAACAGGGCTACAAGGACATCCAGTTCGACGTCTATGACACCGACTGGGATCTGGAAGCCTATCTCACGGTTTCGGGGCAGAACTCCAACAATTCGGTGTCGCTGAAGGACGACTTCCTGCGCGCGGTCGAGACCGACGGCGACTGGAATCTCGTGGGACGCACCACGAAGAAGATCACCAAGACGCTGAAGGCGCGCGACCTCTGGGAAAAAATCGGCTACGCCGCCTGGGCGTCGGCCGACCCGGGCCTGCACTTCAACACCACCATGAATGACTGGCACACCTGCAAGGCGTCCGGCGACATCCGCGCCTCCAATCCGTGCTCGGAATACATGTTCCTGGACGACACGGCGTGCAACCTCGCCTCCGCCAATCTGCTGACGTTCTACGACATCCCCTCCAAGCGTTTCGACGTCGAAGGCTACGAGCATCTCTGCCGGCTCTGGACCATCGTGCTCGAAATCTCGGTGATGATGGCGCAGTTCCCGTCGAAGTCGATTGCCGAGCTCTCCTACGAGTTCCGCACGCTCGGCCTCGGCTACGCCAATATCGGCGGCCTCTTGATGACCATGGGTCTGTCCTATGACAGCAAGGAAGGCCGCGCCATCGCCGGCGCGCTGACCGCGATCATGACCGGCATCACCTACAAGACCTCGGCCGAGATGGCGGCCGAGCTCGGCACCTTTCCCGGCTACAAGAAGAACGCCGCGCACATGCTGCGCGTGATCCGCAACCACCGCCGCGCCGCCCATGGCCAGTCCAACGGCTACGAGGGGCTCAGCGTCAACCCGGTGCCGATGGACCTGGTGTCGTGCCCGCAGACCGACCTCGTCACGCATGCGCAAGCGGCCTGGGATGCGGCGCTCGAGCTCGGCGAGAAGCACGGCTATCGCAACGCCCAGACCACGGTGATCGCGCCGACCGGCACGATCGGCCTCGTCATGGATTGCGACACCACCGGCATCGAGCCCGACTTCGCCCTGGTGAAGTTCAAGAAGCTCGCCGGCGGCGGCTACTTCAAGATCATCAACCGTGCGGTCCCCGCAGCACTGCGCGCGCTGGGCTATCGCGAGAGCGAGATCGCGGAGATCGAAGCCTACGCCGTCGGCCACGGCTCGCTCTCCAACGCGCCCGGCATCAACGCCTCGACCTTGAAGGCCAAGGGCTTCACCGACGAAGCCATCGCCAAGGTCGAGAAGGCGCTGCCGACCGCGTTCGACATCAAGTTCGCCTTCAACAAATGGACCTTTGGCGAGGACTTCATCCGCGACCAGCTCGGCATCGGTGCCGAGGCCATCGCGGCCCCCGGCTTCGACCTGCTCCAGGCCGTCGGCTTCACCAAGCGCGAGATCGAGGCGGCCAACGTCCACATCTGCGGCGCGATGACGGTGGAAGGTGCCCCGCACCTCAAGGCCGAGCACTATCCGGTGTTCGACTGCGCCAACCCTTGCGGCAAGGTCGGCAAGCGCTATCTCTCGGTCGAGAGCCACATCCGCATGATGTCGGCGGCGCAGCCCTTCATCTCGGGTGCGATCTCCAAGACCATCAACATGCCGAACGACGCCACCGTGGAGGACTGCAAGTCCGCCTACATGCTGTCGTGGAAGCTGGCGCTCAAGGCCAACGCGCTCTATCGCGACGGCTCCAAGCTCAGCCAGCCGCTCAACTCGCAGCTCATCGCCGACGATGAGGACGAGGACGATGCGGTCGAGAGCCTCTACGACAAGCCGATGGCGGCACGCACCGCCCAGGTCTCGGAAAAGATCGTCGAGAAGCTGGTCGAGCGCATCATCGTGATGCGCGAGCGCGAGAAGATGCCGGATCGCCGCAAGGGCTACACCCAGAAGGCGGTCGTCGGCGGCCACAAGGTCTATTTGCGCACCGGCGAGTATGACGACGGCCGCATCGGCGAGATCTTCATCGACATGCACAAGGAAGGCGCGGCACTCCGCTCCTTCATCAACAACTTCGCGATCGCAGTGTCGCTGGGCCTCCAGTACGGCGTGCCGCTCGACGAATATGTCGATGCCTTCACCTTCACCCGCTTCGAGCCGGCGGGCCCGGTGCAGGGCAACGACAGCATCAAATACGCGACCTCGATCCTCGACTACGTCTTCCGCGAGCTGGCGGTGAGCTATCTCAGCCGCTTCGACCTCGCCCATGTCGATCCCAGCGAGACCGGGTTCGACGTGCTCGGCAAGGGCGTCGAGGAGGGCAAGGAGCCTGATGATCACGGCCAGCGCGCCTCCAAGCTGGTGTCGCGCGGCCTCACCCGCTCCCGCACCGACAACCTCGTGGTGATGCGCGGCGGTTCGACCGCGGTCGCCCAAGGCAACGACAGCGCACCGGCCGGCGGAAGCAAGGTCACCTCGCTCGCCTCCCACGGCGCAGGCCGTGCCGGCGACGTCCTGGAAGGCGCGGTCGCGCTGAAGCAGGAAGTGACCCACGACCTCTCGCCCACCGAGAAGCTCGAAGCCCTGCAGTGGAGCAAGGCCGGCAGCGCGCAAGTCGCGGTGCCCAGCAAGGCCGAGCGCCGCGCGGAAGCCAAAGCCAAGGGCTATGAGGGCGAGATGTGCAGCGAGTGCGGCAACTTCACGCTGGTGCGGAATGGTACTTGTATGAAGTGCGATAC